In Zea mays cultivar B73 chromosome 7, Zm-B73-REFERENCE-NAM-5.0, whole genome shotgun sequence, the following proteins share a genomic window:
- the LOC100273239 gene encoding uncharacterized protein LOC100273239 has product MKAKASAAAAEDDAEPKKIRSSRSKHRRRRHSRSSSRSESPPRKRSKKNSKRIPDKKSKRSKGSRGGSLRRRHHSLSHSRSLSSSPSSVARRSSSSCSSSSASERSVSPPPRSRSRDVRRKKGRGRGRERDRKGRKLRRSASSSSISASSGSSRSKSRKRMTVGGTKDRATTTRDKMEKGYTDRRSCRSVMNVDEHVDGDEDRLAIAKVVDNDIDRHKKNLESESSPSKNANTTEEKVPASGGNSDAQDLELILRQKALENFRKFRAAATMGGKTDSGAAGKEASIDDSVHNAGMEVADATHSQSQETSLGARYSAGSPRSQNFGNGANRSWKQDNGAGMSCGGSPGLLEPAETGGPTQLKGRAEESTRLASQFLSPRDARNGRSVMQRLAPPPGSSASVNQMLGSSAGLNHVDGAPRVRSVVSIPARERLDGSTHTTPLSPSEDSSPVESGGKVGLPLNDTNKAEGTNGENRKTSEASASDGSVLSPTEDKSQASIEGKDSFQKKTFSRMHDGETVEVSYKVYIPKRTPALARRKLQR; this is encoded by the exons ATGAAGGCCAAGgcatccgccgccgccgccgag GATGACGCCGAACCCAAGAAGATCCGGTCCTCACGCAGTAAGCACCGCCGACGCCGTCACAGCCGCTCCTCCTCTAGGTCCGAATCTCCGCCCCGCAAGCGCTCCAAGAAGAACAGCAAGAGGATTCCtgacaagaagagcaagaggagcAAGGGCAGCCGCGGCGGCAGCCTTAGACGTCGGCACCATAGTCTTAGCCATAGCCGTAGCCTTAGTAGCAGCCCTTCCTCAGTAGCCCGACGCAGCAGCTCCTCATGTAGCAGCAGCAGCGCCTCTGAGAGGTCGGTGAGCCCGCCACCCAGGAGCAGGTCCAGAGATGTAAGGAGGAAAAAGGGCAGAGGGAGGGGCAGGGAGAGGGATCGTAAGGGGAGAAAGTTGCGGAGATCGGCAAGTTCATCTAGCATCTCAGCAAGCAGTGGCAGTAGCAGGAGCAAGAGCAGGAAGCGGATGACTGTTGGTGGCACTAAGGATCGCGCTACAACTACAAGGGATAAGATGGAAAAGGGCTACACTGATCGCCGTTCTTGTCGGTCTGTCATGAACGTGGACGAGCACGTTGATGGGGATGAAGACAGGCTCGCCATTGCCAAGGTGGTGGACAATGATATTGACAGGCACAAGAAGAATTTGGAATCGGAGAGCTCACCTTCCAAGAATGCCAATACAACAGAAGAGAAAGTACCTGCAAGTGGTGGAAATTCAGATGCCCAGGATCTGGAGCTGATTCTTAggcagaaagctcttgaaaacttCAGAAAGTTCAGGGCAGCAGCGACCATGGGAGGCAAAACAGACAGTGGAGCTGCAGGGAAGGAAGCATCAATAGACGATAGCGTACACAATGCTGGCATGGAGGTTGCTGATGCCACACATTCTCAGAGTCAGGAAACCAGTCTTGGAGCGAGGTATTCTGCTGGATCACCTAGATCACAGAATTTTGGGAATGGTGCGAATCGTTCTTGGAAGCAGGACAACGGTGCTGGCATGAGTTGTGGTGGATCACCCGGATTACTTGAGCCTGCTGAGACTGGTGGCCCGACTCAACTGAAGGGAAGAGCAGAAGAATCAACTCGTTTGGCTTCTCAGTTTTTGTCACCACGGGATGCCAGGAATGGCCGCAGTGTAATGCAAAGGCTGGCGCCCCCTCCAGGTAGTTCTGCTAGTGTAAACCAAATGTTAGGAAGCAGTGCAGGGCTGAATCATGTCGATGGAGCTCCAAGGGTTAGATCAGTTGTGAGCATACCCGCTAGGGAAAGGCTTGATGGTAGCACACATACTACACCCCTTAGCCCCAGTGAGGATTCTTCCCCTGTTGAAAGCGGCGGCAAAGTTGGACTCCCTCTGAATGACACTAACAAGGCTGAAGGAACCAATGGAGAGAACAGAAAAACAAGTGAAGCTTCGGCCTCTGACGGTTCCGTATTGTCACCTACCGAAGACAAGAGCCAGGCTAGTATTGAGGGTAAAGATAGTTTTCAGAAGAAGACTTTCTCTAGAATGCATGATGGAGAGACGGTGGAG GTGAGCTACAAAGTCTACATACCCAAGAGGACCCCAGCCCTTGCAAGGAGGAAACTGCAGCGCTGA
- the LOC100277954 gene encoding uncharacterized isoform X1: MILGSLVFPRRDSQTAPPPPLVSLRSNRRAGDMPPKELPGFYYDPEKNRYFPIRGPIPGAAARRGTPAPPPAVDTTGCSRKRARRPELLNAREMYGGGVMFSNKAARSTFKQQCHYAQASQPMVWKYQATTSVADKALEQLDAMVQTPQGLKESRLLVSGSMNGSIRLYGLGTALSNFENEAEFLPQPACTLVGKHKPGPLPSIWSPGTGFIAFSSSISCIKKLGRHVPDASNTNSSVQRALVATLGSGESRASLYIMDLSEAVDLAIGPWTTYRVHSLDRTMWTADCSSDGTHAAFGSDLGAGLIDLETRGSSWLCRSKSDILSLKFVHSGKVVLCGLRNGSIAPVDVRQKQHNQPTGVASSSNARRTVPMLPTRHGGKQRNQASKDKFSRVISMSSAVCSLVSLSSDENYFLGSSMDGSIKLFDLRLIQKGGIQSYEGHVNSHTLLPLAVDPSETLLMSGGEDCTVRIWSIKTGELIFARSMGDSPFTSSCWPESSHGLCSPWLFDVNHSWGAWLGSRAGLFYMHGT, from the exons ATGATCCTGGGCTCTCTCGTCTTTCCTCGACGAGATTCCCAAACcgctccgccgccgccgctcgtCAGCCTCCGTTCCAACCGCCGCGCCGGCGACATGCCGCCCAAAG AGCTGCCGGGGTTCTACTACGACCCAGAGAAGAATCGCTACTTCCCCATCAGGGGCCCCATCCCGGGCGCTGCCGCCCGCCGCGGCACGCCAGCGCCACCTCCGGCCGTGGACACAACGGGATGCAGCAGGAAAAGGGCTAGGCGGCCGGAGCTGCTCAACGCCAGGGAGATGTACGGCGGCGGAGTCATGTTCTCCAATAAAGCCGCCAGGTCCACGTTCAAGCAGCAGTGCCACTACGCGCAGGCGTCTCAGCCCATG GTCTGGAAGTACCAAGCCACCACCTCTGTGGCTGATAAGGCGCTCGAACAATTGGACGCCATGGTTCAGACACCGCAAGGGTTGAAAGAGTCCAGGCTGCTAGTCTCCGGCAGCATGAACGGTTCGATTCG GTTATACGGATTAGGGACTGCTCTGAGTAACTTTGAGAATGAGGCAGAGTTTTTGCCCCAACCTGCTTGTACTCTTGTGGGAAAGCACAAGCCAGGACCACTCCCCAGCATTTGGTCACCTGGAACAGGCTTCATAGCTTTCTCATCCAGTATATCATGCATAAAGAAGCTCGGACGTCATGTCCCTGATGCATCGAACACCAATTCATCAGTTCAGCGAGCAT TGGTGGCTACTCTTGGATCTGGAGAATCTCGTGCCTCTTTATATATTATGGATCTTTCTGAAGCTGTTGACTTGGCAATCGGACCATGGACTACCTACAGAGTTCATTCACTTGATCGAACAATGTGGACAGCTGATTGTAGTTCTGATGGCACACATGCAGCTTTCG GTTCGGACCTTGGTGCTGGTCTGATCGATTTGGAAACAAGGGGATCATCATGGTTATGTCGTTCTAAAAGCGACATTCTTTCCCTGAAATTTGTGCACTCG GGAAAAGTTGTGCTATGTGGTCTACGGAATGGGAGTATAGCCCCTGTTGATGTACGGCAAAAACAGCATAATCAGCCTACTGGAGTAGCTTCATCTAGCAATGCTAGGAGGACAGTTCCCATGCTGCCCACAAGACATGGTGGGAAGCAAAGAAACCAG GCTAGCAAGGATAAATTTTCAAGAGTTATTTCTATGTCGTCAGCAGTTTGTAG CTTGGTTTCACTCTCATCAGATGAGAACTACTTCTTAGGAAGCTCCATGGATGGATCT ATCAAACTCTTCGATCTTCGCCTCATTCAGAAGGGAGGTATACAGTCGTACGAGGGGCATGTGAACTCACACACACTTTTACCACTTGCTGTTGATCCATCTGAGACCTTACTTATGTCAG GTGGGGAGGACTGCACTGTTCGCATATGGAGCATCAAAACAGGCGAGCTAATCTTTGCGCGGAGCATGGGAGACAGTCCCTTCACGTCATCTTGTTGGCCCGAAAGCAGCCATGGCTTGTGCAGTCCTTGGCTGTTTGATGTAAACCACAGCTGGGGAGCTTGGTTGGGGTCACGTGCTGGGTTGTTCTATATGCATGGTACTTGA
- the LOC100277954 gene encoding uncharacterized LOC100277954, translated as MILGSLVFPRRDSQTAPPPPLVSLRSNRRAGDMPPKELPGFYYDPEKNRYFPIRGPIPGAAARRGTPAPPPAVDTTGCSRKRARRPELLNAREMYGGGVMFSNKAARSTFKQQCHYAQASQPMVWKYQATTSVADKALEQLDAMVQTPQGLKESRLLVSGSMNGSIRLYGLGTALSNFENEAEFLPQPACTLVGKHKPGPLPSIWSPGTGFIAFSSSISCIKKLGRHVPDASNTNSSVQRALVATLGSGESRASLYIMDLSEAVDLAIGPWTTYRVHSLDRTMWTADCSSDGTHAAFGSDLGAGLIDLETRGSSWLCRSKSDILSLKFVHSGKVVLCGLRNGSIAPVDVRQKQHNQPTGVASSSNARRTVPMLPTRHGGKQRNQASKDKFSRVISMSSAVCSLVSLSSDENYFLGSSMDGSIKLFDLRLIQKGGIQSYEGHVNSHTLLPLAVDPSETLLMSGGEDCTVRIWSIKTGELIFARSMGDSPFTSSCWPESSHGLCSPWLFDVNHSWGAWLGSRAGLFYMHGT; from the exons ATGATCCTGGGCTCTCTCGTCTTTCCTCGACGAGATTCCCAAACcgctccgccgccgccgctcgtCAGCCTCCGTTCCAACCGCCGCGCCGGCGACATGCCGCCCAAAG AGCTGCCGGGGTTCTACTACGACCCAGAGAAGAATCGCTACTTCCCCATCAGGGGCCCCATCCCGGGCGCTGCCGCCCGCCGCGGCACGCCAGCGCCACCTCCGGCCGTGGACACAACGGGATGCAGCAGGAAAAGGGCTAGGCGGCCGGAGCTGCTCAACGCCAGGGAGATGTACGGCGGCGGAGTCATGTTCTCCAATAAAGCCGCCAGGTCCACGTTCAAGCAGCAGTGCCACTACGCGCAGGCGTCTCAGCCCATG GTCTGGAAGTACCAAGCCACCACCTCTGTGGCTGATAAGGCGCTCGAACAATTGGACGCCATGGTTCAGACACCGCAAGGGTTGAAAGAGTCCAGGCTGCTAGTCTCCGGCAGCATGAACGGTTCGATTCG GTTATACGGATTAGGGACTGCTCTGAGTAACTTTGAGAATGAGGCAGAGTTTTTGCCCCAACCTGCTTGTACTCTTGTGGGAAAGCACAAGCCAGGACCACTCCCCAGCATTTGGTCACCTGGAACAGGCTTCATAGCTTTCTCATCCAGTATATCATGCATAAAGAAGCTCGGACGTCATGTCCCTGATGCATCGAACACCAATTCATCAGTTCAGCGAGCATT GGTGGCTACTCTTGGATCTGGAGAATCTCGTGCCTCTTTATATATTATGGATCTTTCTGAAGCTGTTGACTTGGCAATCGGACCATGGACTACCTACAGAGTTCATTCACTTGATCGAACAATGTGGACAGCTGATTGTAGTTCTGATGGCACACATGCAGCTTTCG GTTCGGACCTTGGTGCTGGTCTGATCGATTTGGAAACAAGGGGATCATCATGGTTATGTCGTTCTAAAAGCGACATTCTTTCCCTGAAATTTGTGCACTCG GGAAAAGTTGTGCTATGTGGTCTACGGAATGGGAGTATAGCCCCTGTTGATGTACGGCAAAAACAGCATAATCAGCCTACTGGAGTAGCTTCATCTAGCAATGCTAGGAGGACAGTTCCCATGCTGCCCACAAGACATGGTGGGAAGCAAAGAAACCAG GCTAGCAAGGATAAATTTTCAAGAGTTATTTCTATGTCGTCAGCAGTTTGTAG CTTGGTTTCACTCTCATCAGATGAGAACTACTTCTTAGGAAGCTCCATGGATGGATCT ATCAAACTCTTCGATCTTCGCCTCATTCAGAAGGGAGGTATACAGTCGTACGAGGGGCATGTGAACTCACACACACTTTTACCACTTGCTGTTGATCCATCTGAGACCTTACTTATGTCAG GTGGGGAGGACTGCACTGTTCGCATATGGAGCATCAAAACAGGCGAGCTAATCTTTGCGCGGAGCATGGGAGACAGTCCCTTCACGTCATCTTGTTGGCCCGAAAGCAGCCATGGCTTGTGCAGTCCTTGGCTGTTTGATGTAAACCACAGCTGGGGAGCTTGGTTGGGGTCACGTGCTGGGTTGTTCTATATGCATGGTACTTGA
- the LOC100280310 gene encoding putative MATE efflux family protein: MGEEANVPLLVPANNGDDDHLRLTVIHGDQGKTAAGDTGLLPAASSASAWPWAEVKGQLAFAAPMVATSMAYYAIPLVSVMFAGRLGDLQLAAATLGNSWGTVTGIALMTGLSGSLETLCGQGYGAKAYRTMGVHLQASLLTSALASAVVSLLWIYSEPLLVFLRQDPETSRLAADFLRHSVPALFAYGFIQCALRFLQAQSVVAPLVAFSLLPLAAHVGVAHALVNVLGMGFAGAAVATSASLWLSFLMLAAYVMLSARFRETWPGFTTEAFRHVLPGMKLAIPSAVMVCFEYWSFEILVLFAGLMPDSQLSTSIIAMCQNTEAISYMITYGFAAVISTRVSNELGARNIANAKKALTVSLTLSLMLGVAFLLLLGLGHDLWVRLFTTSEVVVSAFASMTPLLIGSVVLDSTQGVLCGVARGCGWQHLAAWTNLVAFYVIGLPLAILFGFTLGFQTKGLWMGQICGLLCQNCVLFFITLRTNWEELDLTMFNKDNDFVC, encoded by the exons ATGGGTGAGGAGGCAAATGTTCCGTTGCTGGTACCGGCCAACAACGGTGATGATGATCACCTCAGACTCACCGTCATCCATGGTGATCAGGGGAAAACTGCTGCAGGGGACACGGGGCTGCTGCCGGCGGCGTCGTCGGCGTCGGCGTGGCCATGGGCGGAGGTGAAGGGGCAGCTGGCCTTCGCGGCGCCCATGGTGGCCACCAGCATGGCCTACTACGCCATCCCGCTCGTCTCCGTCATGTTCGCCGGCCGCCTCGGCGACCTGCAGCTCGCCGCCGCCACGCTCGGCAACTCCTGGGGCACCGTCACCGGCATCGCGCTCATG ACCGGGCTGAGCGGTTCGCTGGAGACGCTGTGCGGGCAAGGGTACGGGGCCAAGGCGTACCGGACGATGGGCGTGCACCTGCAGGCGTCGCTGCTCACCTCCGCGCTGGCCTCCGCCGTCGTCTCCCTCCTCTGGATCTACTCGGAGCCGCTGCTGGTCTTCCTCCGCCAGGACCCGGAGACGTCGCGCCTGGCCGCGGACTTCCTCCGCCACTCCGTCCCGGCGCTGTTCGCCTACGGCTTCATCCAGTGCGCGCTCCGCTTCCTGCAGGCGCAGTCCGTGGTGGCGCCGCTCGTCGCCTTCTCGCTGCTCCCGCTGGCGGCGCACGTCGGCGTCGCGCACGCGCTCGTCAACGTGCTCGGCATGGGCTTCGCCGGCGCCGCCGTGGCCACGTCCGCCTCGCTCTGGCTGTCTTTCCTCATGCTCGCGGCGTACGTCATGCTGTCCGCCAGGTTCAGGGAGACGTGGCCGGGGTTCACGACCGAGGCGTTCCGGCACGTCCTGCCCGGAATGAAGCTCGCCATTCCGTCAGCGGTCATGGTCTG CTTCGAGTACTGGTCGTTCGAGATCCTTGTGCTGTTTGCAGGGCTGATGCCTGACTCTCAGCTCAGCACTTCCATCATTGCCATGTG CCAAAACACCGAAGCCATATCATACATGATCACCTATGGCTTCGCCGCTGTCATCAGCACAAGGGTATCCAACGAGCTGGGAGCCCGGAACATCGCCAACGCCAAGAAGGCGCTCACCGTGTCGCTGACGCTGTCCCTGATGCTGGGGGTGGCGTTCCTGCTGCTCCTGGGCCTCGGCCATGACCTCTGGGTGCGCCTCTTCACCACCAGCGAGGTCGTGGTCAGCGCCTTCGCCTCCATGACACCGCTGCTCATCGGCTCCGTCGTGCTGGACTCCACGCAGGGGGTGCTCTGCGGCGTCGCCAGGGGCTGTGGGTGGCAGCACCTGGCGGCGTGGACCAACCTGGTGGCCTTCTATGTCATCGGCTTGCCGCTCGCCATCCTCTTCGGATTCACGCTCGGCTTCCAAACCAAG GGGCTGTGGATGGGGCAGATATGCGGCCTCCTCTGCCAGAACTGCgtcctctttttcatcaccctgcGAACCAACTGGGAGGAGTTAGACCTGACCATGTTCAACAAGGACAACGATTTTGTCTGCTAG
- the LOC100284842 gene encoding Glutamate--glyoxylate aminotransferase 1 encodes MARKPLDYEELNENVKRVQYAVRGELYLRASELQKEGKKIIFTNVGNPHALGQKPLTFPRQVVALCQAPFLLDDPHVGLMFPADAIARAKHYLAMAPGGLGAYSDSRGIPGIRKEVADFIHKRDGYPSDPELIYLTDGASKGVMQILNTIIRNEMDGILVPVPQYPLYSATISLYGGSLVPYYLEEEANWSLDFVNIRQTVAEARSKGISVRAMVMINPGNPTGQCLSEANIKELLQFCYHENLVLLADEVYQQNIYQDERPFISARKVMFDMGPPISSELQVVSFHTVSKGYWGECGQRGGYFEMTNLPPKTVDEIYKVASIALSPNVPGQIFMGVMVNPPKPGDISYLKFAAERLNMLPLRSFSLPPVSTEKMDLCEIFKSIHESLRRRARMMTDGFNSCRNVVCNFTEGAMYSFPQIRLPPRAIEAARRAGKSADVFYCLKLLEATGISTVPGSGFGQKEGVFHLRTTILPAEEDFPAIMSSFKKFNDSFMEQYEGYSRL; translated from the exons ATGGCGAGGAAACCTCTCGACTACGAGGAGCTGAACGAGAACGTCAAGAGGGTGCAGTACGCGGTGCGCGGGGAGCTGTACCTCCGCGCCTCCGAGCTGCAGAAGGAGGGCAAGAAGATCATCTTCACCAACGTCGGCAACCCGCACGCCCTCGGCCAGAAACCGCTCACCTTCCCGCGCCAG gTGGTGGCGCTGTGCCAGGCTCCGTTCCTCCTCGACGATCCCCACGTCGGCCTCATGTTCCCGGCGGACGCCATCGCTAGGGCCAAGCACTATCTCGCCATGGCGCCCGGCGGTCTAG GTGCGTACAGTGACTCCCGCGGCATCCCGGGAATCAGGAAGGAAGTTGCCGACTTCATCCACAAGCGTGATGGATATCCCAG TGATCCGGAACTCATCTACCTCACAGACGGTGCCAGCAAAGGTGTGATGCAGATCCTGAACACCATCATTAGAAACGAGATGGACGGG ATCTTGGTCCCTGTTCCTCAGTACCCACTTTATTCCGCCACCATTTCCCTCTATGGTGGTTCTCTGGTCCCGTACTACTTGGAAGAAGAGGCTAACTGGAGCCTCGACTTTGTGAATATCCGGCAAACAGTGGCGGAGGCACGGTCCAAGGGAATCTCT GTTCGAGCGATGGTGATGATAAATCCAGGAAATCCCACTGGCCAATGCCTTAGTGAAGCGAATATAAAGGAACTTCTGCAATTTTGCTACCATGAAAACTTAGTTCTGCTTGCAGATGAAGTGTATCAACAGAACATTTATCAAGATGAGCGGCCATTTATAAGCGCAAGAAAG GTTATGTTCGACATGGGTCCGCCAATAAGCAGTGAGCTTCAGGTTGTTTCTTTCCACACTGTGTCGAAAGGGTACTGGGGAGAGTGCGGACAACGTGGTGGATACTTCGAAATGACAAATCTTCCTCCCAAG ACAGTAGATGAGATCTACAAGGTTGCATCAATAGCACTGAGTCCAAACGTTCCTGGGCAAATTTTT ATGGGAGTAATGGTTAACCCTCCTAAACCTGGAGATATCTCGTACCTGAAGTTCGCTGCTGAAAGGTTAAACATGCTGCCCCTCAGAAGTTTTAGCCTGCCTCCAGTTTCAACAGAAAAAATGGACCTTTGCGAGATatt CAAGTCCATCCATGAATCTTTGAGGAGGAGAGCACGCATGATGACAGATGGTTTCAACAGTTGCCGAAACGTCGTGTGCAATTTCACTGAAG GAGCTATGTACTCTTTCCCCCAAATACGTCTGCCACCGAGAGCTATTGAGGCGGCAAGAAGAGCCGGCAAATCAGCGGACGTCTTCTACTGCCTCAAGCTCCTGGAGGCGACAGGAATCTCCACTGTCCCGGGCTCTGGTTTTGGGCAAAAGGAAGG GGTGTTCCACCTTCGGACCACTATCCTTCCAGCGGAGGAAGACTTCCCTGCCATCATGTCGAGCTTCAAGAAGTTCAACGACTCGTTCATGGAACAGTACGAGGGCTACTCCAGGCTGTGA